The DNA window CAGCTTGTATTCGATCAAAAAGTTCTGAAGAAGCGTGAGTATGCGGTTGGCTACGTACTTGTACCGTGGCATACCTCCCTTGAGTGCGCCCACACCAAGGATACGCGACCCCAGTACACAATCAAAGAGCCCTTCGGCAATGAGGGACGCCATGGCAGTGATGAGTTTTGGTGTATATTGATAGTCGGGATGGACCATGATGACAATGTCTGCCCCCAGTTTCAGGGCCTCCTTGTAACAGGTCTTTTGATTCCCCCCGTAGCCACGATTTCTGGCATGGACGATGGTATTGATTCCAATAGAGCGGGCAATTTCAGCTGTTCTGTCCCGGCTCTTATCGTCCACAAGAATGACGCTGTCTACGATATCTTTTGGAATTTCCGCATAGGTCCTCCTCAAGGTCTTTTCCGCATTATAGGCGGGCATGACTACTACTATATGTTTTCCTGTGAGCATAAGCGCGCCCCCTCCAGGCAGTTTCCCAGAATTGACAGGATCTCACATATCATGGTTCAACTATTGACGCATTCATGAAAAGTCGATTTTGCTCAAAATCGTTCGCAAAAGTATCATTGCGAGTTTGACACTTGTATTTTGGACAAGATGTCTCTCACCGTGGCCGCCTGGTCATAGTCCGGGTCTGCGGCCAAGGCCTTTTTGAAGTAAAACCCTGCCTGTTGCATATTCTTGAGATGCTTCAGGTAGATCATGCCAAG is part of the Deltaproteobacteria bacterium genome and encodes:
- a CDS encoding glycosyltransferase family 2 protein, coding for MLTGKHIVVVMPAYNAEKTLRRTYAEIPKDIVDSVILVDDKSRDRTAEIARSIGINTIVHARNRGYGGNQKTCYKEALKLGADIVIMVHPDYQYTPKLITAMASLIAEGLFDCVLGSRILGVGALKGGMPRYKYVANRILTLLQNFLIEYKLSEYHTGYRAFSRKLLETLPMENNDDDFVFDNQMLSQIIYAGFDIGEITCPTRYMEDSSSISFPKAVLYGIGVVKTSMAFRLHRWGMYCSRLFAPLDDAEID